The Paraburkholderia largidicola DNA segment CTTCGAGCGGCGACGCAACGGCCTCGGCGATCACCTTCGGATTCGCGCCCGGATATTGCGCGTGCACCACCACGGAAGGCGGCACCACTTCGGGGTATTCGGAGATCGGCAGCTGGAACACTGCGATCAGCCCGCCCAGCAAAATCAGGACCGATAGCACGCCAGCGAAGATCGGCCGGTCGATGAAGAATTTGGATATGTTCATGTAAAGCTCTTGATATTGGAGCGCTTACGTCTTGTGCGCATGCATCGAAGGATTGCGTGTAGGTGTGGACCGATCACGAATCCTTGCGCGCCTTCGTGCGCGGCTGCGCCTGTGCCTGCGCTTGCGGTTCGGCGTGCTTCTGCTTCGATCCGTTCAGCAGCGCCTGCTTCTCTGCCTGTGCGTCGTCTGCGACGGGCGCGCTATTCGCGTCGCCATCGCCCATCGGCACCATGTGCGCGCGGACCTGCGCGCCCGGACGCACGCGCTGCGTGCCGTTCACGACGATGCGGTCACCCGCGTGCAAGCCACCCTTCACGACGCGCAGATTGCCCTGCAGGTCGCCAGGCTGAATCTCGCGATAGGCGACGTGATCGTCCTTATCGACGACGAACACGAACTTCTTGTCCTGGTCCGTGCCGATTGCGGCATCGTCGATCAGCAGCGCGCCGTGTGGCTCGCTGCCGCCCACTTTCACGCGCGCATACAGACCCGGCACGAGCGAGCCGTCGGCGTTGTCGAAACGCGCGCGCACGCGGATCGTGCCCGACGACGTATCGAGGCGGTTATCGACCGACTGGATCGTGCCCTTGCGCGAATAGCCTGTTTCGTTGGCGAGGCCGAGTTCGACGGGCACCTTGTTGTCGCCCTTCACCTGGCTGATGTACTGCAGGTACGTCTGCTCGTCGGCGTCGAACTCCGCGTAGATCGGCGAGACGGACACCAGCGTCGTCAGCGGCGCGGCGCTTGCGCCCGCGTTCACGACGTTGCCGAGGGTGATCTCCGCACGCGAGACACGGCCCGCCACGGGCGCGACGATCTTCGTATAGCCGAGATTGATCTGCGCGGTTTCGAGCGCGGCCTGCGCGGCCTTCACGTTCGCTGTCGCTTCGCGCGCGGCGTTCTGCTTCTCGTCGTAGTCGCGCTTGGCAATCGCGCTATCGCCGATCAACCGTTGCGCACGCTCCCAGTCGCTTTGCGTATAGCCCGCGCGCGACTGCGCGGCCGCCAGTTGCGCGGCCGCGCGATCGACTTCCGCCTGATACGGACGCGGATCGATGACGAACAGCACGTCGCCCTTCTTCACCAGCGCGCCGTCCTGGAAGTTCACGGACACGATCGTGCCCGACACGAGCGGTCGCACGTCGACCTTTTCTACCGCCTGAAGACGGCCCGAGTAGGTTTGCCAGTCGGTAATGGTTTTCTGCACAACAGTGGCGACGTCGACTTCCGGGACGATAGTCGGCGCGGCTTGCGCGGGCGCGCGTGCGTCGACGCGAATCGCGCCGAACGTGCCGAGGCCGGCAATCACAAGCACCGCTAGCGCCGCAACCGCCAGCTTCGAACGCGAGAGAGGAAAAACAGACATGACAGACTCCGGATTTAATTTAGTTAATAGAAGTTTGTTTATCGGAGTGCGCGCTCATCGAAGCGCCACTGGAAGAATCGGACCGCCTCGAGCAACGCCGCCGGATGATTGGCCAGCGCCGCGTGCGACACGCTCGGGTAGCGAACCACCTGCGTCTGCACGCCCGCATCGATCAGATTGCTTGCGTACTTCTCCGCTTCGACGTGCAGCACGT contains these protein-coding regions:
- a CDS encoding efflux RND transporter periplasmic adaptor subunit — its product is MSVFPLSRSKLAVAALAVLVIAGLGTFGAIRVDARAPAQAAPTIVPEVDVATVVQKTITDWQTYSGRLQAVEKVDVRPLVSGTIVSVNFQDGALVKKGDVLFVIDPRPYQAEVDRAAAQLAAAQSRAGYTQSDWERAQRLIGDSAIAKRDYDEKQNAAREATANVKAAQAALETAQINLGYTKIVAPVAGRVSRAEITLGNVVNAGASAAPLTTLVSVSPIYAEFDADEQTYLQYISQVKGDNKVPVELGLANETGYSRKGTIQSVDNRLDTSSGTIRVRARFDNADGSLVPGLYARVKVGGSEPHGALLIDDAAIGTDQDKKFVFVVDKDDHVAYREIQPGDLQGNLRVVKGGLHAGDRIVVNGTQRVRPGAQVRAHMVPMGDGDANSAPVADDAQAEKQALLNGSKQKHAEPQAQAQAQPRTKARKDS